Proteins from one Bacteriovorax sp. BAL6_X genomic window:
- a CDS encoding HAMP domain-containing sensor histidine kinase, translating to MYEYLHQFSLNFWLAFGYILIALGAATYLISLGVTSIHLNRLSQNAQSSPIKTVVMCFSQAAVCLIIVTNFFFPLYSIYKVPLTLVMFIFTYTARYYYWHNLSEVFNENKTLRVIYNAIVLGAIGCCLIHLFWFFMKGPGPCCLGEQFVKNPASNYILKVQIPYLMNDSFTTFVKFFTISVSLVYIRFFIVSLKSRDYLMILGLFLSVLNIFYTTSYHAFGFKYWIPLYFVVDLLEYTRLQQLEVSHFAKKLKEQKQSYNSMIHDLSNPLQFTNLRLQRLKREAPLSESKEVKAIYEGTKSAIDILNNYKNLGSNDSLISDVVEEVISIFPDANIIYTRPFKEVSVNKGIIKNSLLNLIKNSHEALREDLEWIKIIINNVEDRLVIKIIDNGKFVDFKSPELAFEFGASSKGDKRGVGLYSIKKEIENLNGKLKLDNEESFTCFTIEI from the coding sequence ATGTATGAATATTTACATCAATTTTCGCTTAATTTTTGGCTGGCATTTGGCTATATTCTGATTGCCCTTGGAGCTGCGACTTATTTAATCTCATTAGGTGTAACAAGTATTCATCTTAATCGACTAAGCCAAAATGCTCAGTCTTCTCCTATTAAAACAGTTGTGATGTGCTTTTCTCAAGCAGCTGTTTGCTTAATTATTGTTACTAATTTCTTTTTTCCTCTATATTCGATTTACAAAGTACCTTTAACATTGGTGATGTTTATTTTCACCTATACTGCTAGATACTATTATTGGCATAACCTTTCAGAAGTATTTAACGAGAATAAAACTTTGAGAGTTATCTATAATGCTATTGTATTGGGGGCCATTGGTTGTTGCCTCATTCATCTATTTTGGTTCTTTATGAAAGGGCCGGGACCTTGTTGTCTTGGGGAACAATTTGTTAAAAACCCTGCTTCAAATTATATCTTAAAGGTACAGATACCTTATCTAATGAATGATAGTTTTACTACTTTTGTGAAGTTTTTTACAATTTCAGTATCGCTTGTCTATATTCGTTTTTTTATAGTCTCATTAAAATCTCGCGACTACCTCATGATACTTGGTCTCTTCCTCAGTGTTTTAAATATTTTCTATACGACGAGCTATCATGCCTTTGGATTTAAATATTGGATACCTCTCTACTTTGTAGTGGACTTATTAGAGTATACAAGGTTACAGCAATTGGAGGTATCTCATTTTGCGAAAAAACTTAAAGAGCAAAAGCAATCATATAATTCTATGATTCATGACTTATCGAATCCATTACAATTTACAAACCTACGTTTACAAAGGCTTAAGCGAGAAGCCCCTTTAAGTGAATCCAAAGAAGTAAAGGCCATTTATGAAGGGACAAAAAGTGCTATCGATATTTTAAATAATTATAAAAATCTAGGCTCGAATGACTCTTTGATTTCGGATGTTGTTGAAGAAGTAATTTCAATTTTTCCCGACGCTAATATTATCTATACAAGGCCATTTAAAGAGGTGAGTGTTAATAAGGGGATCATTAAAAACTCATTGCTGAACTTGATAAAGAATTCACACGAGGCACTACGAGAAGATCTAGAGTGGATTAAAATTATAATTAACAACGTTGAAGATCGTCTTGTTATTAAGATAATCGATAACGGCAAATTTGTTGATTTCAAATCCCCTGAGTTGGCCTTTGAGTTTGGTGCGTCTAGTAAAGGTGACAAGAGGGGAGTAGGCCTTTATTCAATCAAGAAAGAAATTGAAAACTTAAATGGTAAATTGAAATTAGATAATGAAGAATCTTTCACCTGTTTTACAATAGAGATTTAA
- a CDS encoding FecR domain-containing protein, which produces MNLLKLSLILIPLSLFQANAIAAFAKVVNIRGKVSQLPPGAMQASWIKKGQLLKENTSIVTRLRSFVKIEILEDGSYIVVGPNSKIELTKIEKKAGSIIQVLNGKMRSKIVPAKKSKGHSAFNKAYVKTKTMALGVRGTEFVTVVSQENQATSVVTLEGEVAVKKINSESIDPEKTVKDNVDRDDVTIVKKGTASTTYAHLYDEIPPQKVNPNQLIALDKNENLESVKRSDIQLASSKDLSKKEISKLYGNDIDTDEVPKNGAIVDLESAIFIPAIQDETLNIGSVDKNTGQFVAAKGIELDKKKGFVAKKQDEETKEVVKKLNEKIEYKEVQGHEVVDHGPSAGPARLAGMKNSWGLKTGLSIKQMNYANMENNNGSDADNYGGLGADLIGHYRHVLNQQLFLEYILGIHAYFMDRGDLEAEDMDDDILTFELGVQAYYRLNNRFRVTTGFFLNNEMFLTARFENSLTPVMDQRTQFAPYIKFGAEYDYSDNWSFLTGYRSYIVDSSHPNVAIYSGKGFELGARRHLSKSTAVLFNFLHREYIAKDIIVKNKDFSVLYEMEF; this is translated from the coding sequence GTCGTCAACATTCGAGGAAAAGTTTCTCAGCTTCCTCCAGGTGCCATGCAGGCAAGCTGGATAAAGAAAGGTCAACTTCTTAAAGAAAATACTTCAATTGTCACGAGGTTGCGCTCTTTTGTGAAGATCGAAATTCTAGAAGATGGTAGTTATATCGTCGTTGGGCCAAATTCAAAAATTGAACTTACGAAAATCGAAAAGAAAGCTGGAAGTATTATTCAGGTTTTAAATGGGAAAATGCGTTCAAAGATTGTCCCAGCAAAAAAATCAAAAGGACATAGTGCCTTTAACAAAGCTTATGTAAAGACAAAGACCATGGCCTTAGGTGTACGTGGAACAGAGTTTGTTACGGTGGTAAGTCAGGAAAATCAGGCCACATCAGTTGTGACACTCGAGGGTGAGGTTGCTGTTAAAAAGATCAATAGCGAAAGTATAGATCCAGAAAAAACAGTTAAAGATAATGTCGACCGTGATGATGTAACAATCGTAAAAAAAGGTACGGCCTCGACAACGTACGCTCACCTATACGACGAAATCCCACCACAGAAAGTAAATCCAAATCAGTTAATTGCACTTGATAAGAACGAAAATCTTGAAAGTGTTAAAAGGAGCGATATTCAACTTGCTAGTAGTAAAGATTTAAGTAAGAAAGAAATCTCTAAGCTCTATGGAAATGATATCGATACTGATGAAGTTCCAAAAAACGGTGCTATCGTCGACCTTGAATCAGCTATCTTTATTCCTGCGATTCAAGATGAAACACTCAACATTGGTAGTGTCGATAAGAATACGGGACAATTTGTTGCTGCTAAAGGAATAGAGCTTGATAAGAAGAAGGGATTTGTCGCAAAAAAGCAAGACGAAGAAACGAAAGAAGTTGTAAAAAAACTTAATGAGAAAATTGAATACAAAGAAGTTCAAGGCCATGAAGTTGTTGATCATGGGCCAAGCGCTGGACCAGCTAGGCTAGCAGGGATGAAAAATTCCTGGGGACTTAAAACTGGATTAAGTATTAAACAAATGAACTACGCCAATATGGAAAATAACAATGGAAGCGATGCCGATAATTATGGCGGCCTTGGGGCCGATCTTATTGGTCACTACCGTCATGTTTTAAATCAACAATTATTCCTTGAGTATATTCTTGGTATTCATGCCTACTTCATGGACCGCGGAGACCTTGAAGCAGAAGATATGGATGACGACATTTTAACTTTTGAGTTAGGAGTTCAAGCATACTACCGATTAAATAACCGCTTTAGAGTTACTACTGGTTTTTTCTTAAACAATGAAATGTTTCTAACAGCTCGATTTGAAAATAGCCTTACTCCAGTAATGGATCAAAGAACGCAGTTTGCACCCTATATAAAATTTGGAGCTGAGTATGATTACAGTGACAATTGGAGTTTCTTAACGGGATACCGCTCATATATTGTTGACTCTAGTCACCCTAATGTTGCTATTTACTCAGGAAAAGGCTTTGAACTTGGTGCAAGAAGACACCTATCTAAATCAACTGCTGTCTTATTCAATTTCTTACACCGCGAATATATCGCAAAAGATATCATTGTTAAAAATAAAGACTTTAGCGTCTTATATGAAATGGAGTTTTAA